A region of Mugil cephalus isolate CIBA_MC_2020 chromosome 3, CIBA_Mcephalus_1.1, whole genome shotgun sequence DNA encodes the following proteins:
- the LOC125005953 gene encoding synapse-associated protein 1-like translates to MFKGLGTWLGLENQTYSQTSDDQENLPEEQGEKVVEAQNEVNKQQPADQQDGEAEADQENSEHSKGLGDYIFSFASSATKKISESMVETAQTIKKTVEEGKIDGIIDKTFLGDFQKEQEKFVQEKKAKKSEAAVPPWVGYNEEETIQQQILALSADKRNFLRDPPAGVQFHFNMEQMYPLATVMLEEDQILNRMRFDLVPKHVKEEVFWRNYFYRVSLIKQSAQLTELAAQQQQKDSVDSVSTEDVVLADNVRPKTPPVSINDLKKPPQEEEEEISTSPGVSEFVSDAFDSTAINQEDLRKEMEQLVLDKKDSTPSPDDESADWEKELQQELQEYEVVTESDNRDDQWDQEIEKMLQADDS, encoded by the exons ATGTTCAAAGGTCTAGGGACGTGGTTGGGTTTGGAGAACCAGACGTACTCACAGACGTCAGATGACCAAGAAAACCTTCCCGAGGAGCAGGGAGAGAAGGTGGTAGAAGCACAAAACGaggtaaacaaacaacaaccagctgACCAGCAGGATGGAGAAGCAGAGGCGGACCAGGAAAACTCCGAGCACAGCAAAGGATTGGGTG ACTACATATTTAGTTTTGCATCCAGTGCCACCAAAAAGATCTCTGAGTCGATGGTGGAGACGGCTCAGACCATTAAGAAGACAGTGGAAGAAGGGAAAATCGACGGCATCATAGACAAG ACTTTTTTAGGAGACTTCCAAAAGGAGCAGGAGAAATTTGTCCAAGAGAAGAAGGCAAAGAAATCAG AAGCAGCAGTGCCTCCCTGGGTTGGCTACAACGAGGAAGAGACCATCCAGCAACAGATCCTTGCCCTGTCCGCT GACAAGAGGAACTTCTTGAGGGACCCTCCTGCTGGTGTTCAATTCCACTTCAACATGGAACAGATGTATCCTCTGGCAACAGTGATGCTGGAAGAAGACCAGATCCTCAACCGCATGCGCTTTGACCTTGTACCTAAACA tGTGAAGGAAGAGGTGTTTTGGAGGAATTATTTCTACAGAGTGTCTCTGATCAAGCAGTCAGCTCAGCTCACAGAGCTGGcagcccagcagcagcagaaggactCTGTGGACAGCGTTTCAACCGAGGACGTCGTCTTAGCAG ACAATGTCAGACCAAAGACTCCACCAGTCTCCATAAATGACTTAAAAAAG CCTCctcaagaagaggaagaggagatatCCACAAGTCCTGGAGTGAGCGAGTTTGTGAGCGACGCTTTTGACTCAACGGCCATCAACCAGGAGGACCTGAGGAAAGAGATGGAGCAGCTGGTGCTGGATAAGAAGGACAGCACCCCTTCTCCTGATG ATGAGTCAGCAGACTGGGAGAAAGAGCTGCAGCAAGAACTTCAGGAATACGAGGTGGTGACTGAGTCAGACAACAGAGACGACCAGTGGGATCAAGAGATTGAGAAGATGCTGCAGGCTGATGACAGCTAG